The proteins below come from a single Pieris brassicae chromosome 1, ilPieBrab1.1, whole genome shotgun sequence genomic window:
- the LOC123715336 gene encoding uncharacterized protein LOC123715336 translates to MPRLENPPPEDFRRILREKALNHSLFYMKLGAGIGSEHVRESSQPQNQSARRQSDIVARARNRQTQPRVSELLKRFEPGPMQYLRIPRAITPPEDISSSDDDDRAAIRRRSRDLSDDSAVELEPRRRHSHPRDITPPPDPMSPRRERTLIEANVVEIGRRGSEGCETRARCVRTPSVVVSDYSDGIAVGATEEEVDWLRARSLSADSACSSCSTLSSREDEEFESPPMPKKILNVE, encoded by the exons ATGCCTCGCTTAGAGAATCCACCACCGGAAGACTTCCGCCGCATCCTGCGCGAAAAGGCACTGAACCACAGTTTATTTTACATGAAACTCGGGGCAGGAATTGGCTCCGAGCATGTGCGGGAATCCTCACAGCCGCAGAATCAGTCCGCGCGCCGACAAAGCGACATCGTTGCGCGCGCGCGCAATCGGCAAACTCAACCGCGCGTATCAGAACTTCTTAAACGTTTCGAACCTGGACCGATGCAGTATTTGCGTATACCACGAGCGATAACACCCCCAGAAGACATCAGTTCATCAGATGATGATGATAGAGCGGCGATCAGGCGCCGCAGCCGTGACCTGAGCGACGATTCGGCAGTCGAGCTGGAGCCGCGAAGACGGCATTCTCACCCTCGGGATATAACGCCACCACCAGATCCCATGTCGCCGAGACGAGAGAGAACATTAATAGAGGCTAATGTGGTGGAAATAGGGAGACGCGGCAGTGAGGGATGTGAGACCAGAGCGCGGTGTGTGAGGACTCCCAGTGTGGTGGTTAGTGACTACTCCGATGGTATTGCTGTGGGTGCCACTGAGGAAGAAGTGGACTGGCTGCGTGCGAGATCCCTATCAGCTGACTCTGCTTGCTCATCTTGTTCTACGCTCTCCAGCCGGGAGGATGAGGAATTTGAGTCTCCACCTATGCCGAAAAAG ATCTTAAATGTCGAATGA